In Gadus macrocephalus chromosome 4, ASM3116895v1, the following proteins share a genomic window:
- the LOC132455710 gene encoding CD63 antigen-like isoform X1 translates to MGKINGCLKCVFVLLNALFVIFGVLMIIGLVKAHPQLSSQMGPGSWAGLWVFSVGMLLVSILGLTAAKTEKTALLKGFAGLMGAIMIIMMILGIVMASYRNQLKNIPPDFVRQMMADNTVQEGLDNVQGQLQCCGLMSYEDWGNRIPLSCECLEDNVCTDRPGHLEGPAKIYSRPCFPIVSDLLVYALTFSMGVFFVFAVTALLCLGASLLMIGQVRRHDGGRGGQAIAMMTPGYKLIPGI, encoded by the exons ATGGGTAAAATCAACGGCTGTCTGAAGTGCGTCTTCGTCCTGCTCAACGCCTTGTTCGTG ATCTTTGGAGTTTTGATGATAATTGGACTTGTGAAGGCCCACCCGCAG CTGTCAAGCCAGATGGGCCCCGGATCCTGGGCTGGGCTGTGGGTATTCTCCGTTGGGATGCTGCTGGTTTCCATCCTCGGGCTGACGGCCGCCAAGACCGAGAAGACAGCACTGCTCAAAGGg TTTGCAGGTCTGATGGGGGCCATAATGATCATCATGATGATCTTAGGGATCGTCATGGCTTCCTACAGAAACCag ttaAAGAACATCCCCCCTGACTTTGTTAGACAGATGATGGCAGATAACACAGTACAAGAAGGTCTCGACAACGTCCAAGGGCAG CTCCAGTGCTGTGGCCTTATGAGCTATGAGGACTGGGGGAACAGGATCCCTTTATCCTGTGAGTGTTTAGAAGACAACGTGTGCACAGACCGCCCAGGG CACTTGGAAGGTCCAGCTAAAATCTACTCCAGG CCGTGCTTCCCCATCGTGTCCGACCTGCTGGTTTATGCCTTGACGTTCTCCATGGGTGTCTTCTTTGTCTTCGCTGTCACCGCT ctcctCTGCCTGGGGGCGAGCCTCCTGATGATTGGTCAGGTGAGGCGTCACGACGGCGGGCGCGGAGGACAGGCCATCGCCATGATGACTCCTGGGTACAAGCTGATCCCTGGCATCTGA
- the LOC132455710 gene encoding CD63 antigen-like isoform X2, whose product MGKINGCLKCVFVLLNALFVIFGVLMIIGLVKAHPQLSSQMGPGSWAGLWVFSVGMLLVSILGLTAAKTEKTALLKGFAGLMGAIMIIMMILGIVMASYRNQLKNIPPDFVRQMMADNTVQEGLDNVQGQLQCCGLMSYEDWGNRIPLSCECLEDNVCTDRPGHLEGPAKIYSRPCFPIVSDLLVYALTFSMGVFFVFAVTALLCLWASLLMIGQVRRHDGGRGGQAIAMTTPGYKLSPGS is encoded by the exons ATGGGTAAAATCAACGGCTGTCTGAAGTGCGTCTTCGTCCTGCTCAACGCCTTGTTCGTG ATCTTTGGAGTTTTGATGATAATTGGACTTGTGAAGGCCCACCCGCAG CTGTCAAGCCAGATGGGCCCCGGATCCTGGGCTGGGCTGTGGGTATTCTCCGTTGGGATGCTGCTGGTTTCCATCCTCGGGCTGACGGCCGCCAAGACCGAGAAGACAGCACTGCTCAAAGGg TTTGCAGGTCTGATGGGGGCCATAATGATCATCATGATGATCTTAGGGATCGTCATGGCTTCCTACAGAAACCag ttaAAGAACATCCCCCCTGACTTTGTTAGACAGATGATGGCAGATAACACAGTACAAGAAGGTCTCGACAACGTCCAAGGGCAG CTCCAGTGCTGTGGCCTTATGAGCTATGAGGACTGGGGGAACAGGATCCCTTTATCCTGTGAGTGTTTAGAAGACAACGTGTGCACAGACCGCCCAGGG CACTTGGAAGGTCCAGCTAAAATCTACTCCAGG CCGTGCTTCCCCATCGTGTCCGACCTGCTGGTTTATGCCTTGACGTTCTCCATGGGTGTCTTCTTTGTCTTCGCTGTCACCGCT ctcctCTGCCTGTGGGCGAGCCTCCTGATGATTGGTCAGGTGAGGCGTCACGACGGCGGGCGCGGAGGACAGGCCATCGCCATGACGACTCCTGGGTACAAGCTGAGCCCTGgctcctga
- the LOC132455711 gene encoding 23 kDa integral membrane protein-like: MGKINGCLKCVFVLLNAAFGIHGVLMIIGLVKAHPQLSSQMGPGSWAGLWVFSVGMLLVSILGLTAERTEKTALLKGFAGLMGAIMIIMMILGIVMASYRNQLKNITPDSMGPMMADDKVQEVLVNVQGQFQCCGLMSNEDWGNRIPLSCECLEDNVCTDRPGHLEGPAKIYSRPCFPIVSDLLVPALTVSMGVFFGFAVTAHFCLGASLLMIGQVRHHDGGRG; this comes from the exons ATGGGTAAAATCAACGGCTGTCTGAAGTGCGTCTTCGTCCTGCTCAACGCCGCGTTCGGG ATCCATGGAGTTTTGATGATTATTGGACTTGTGAAGGCCCACCCGCAG CTGTCAAGCCAGATGGGCCCCGGATCCTGGGCTGGGCTGTGGGTATTCTCCGTTGGGATGCTGCTGGTTTCCATCCTCGGGCTGACGGCCGAAAGGACCGAGAAGACAGCACTGCTCAAAGGg TTTGCAGGTCTGATGGGGGCCATAATGATCATCATGATGATCTTAGGGATCGTCATGGCTTCCTACAGAAACCag ttaAAGAACATCACCCCTGACTCTATGGGACCGATGATGGCTGATGACAAGGTACAAGAAGTTCTCGTCAACGTCCAAGGGCAG TTCCAGTGCTGTGGCCTTATGAGCAATGAGGACTGGGGGAACAGGATCCCTTTATCCTGTGAGTGTTTAGAAGACAACGTGTGCACAGACCGCCCAGGG CACTTGGAAGGTCCAGCTAAAATCTACTCCAGG CCGTGCTTCCCCATCGTGTCCGACCTGCTGGTTCCTGCCTTGACGGTCTCCATGGGTGTCTTCTTTGGCTTCGCTGTCACCGCT cacttCTGCCTGGGCGCGAGCCTCCTGATGATTGGTCAGGTGAGGCATCACGACGGCGGGCGCGGATGA